CCTCAGCCGATCATCGTTCAAAACCCCGGCATGGGGCTGGGTGTGGCGTTGTTGCAAGGTTTTGGTACCTATAGCTATAGTGTGGCCGATCCACAGCAATTTGTTACCCAAATTGTTGGCGCAATGGGCGCCTATCGCACTTCGGATATCGAAGAGCGCCTGAAGAGTGTATTGCTTTCGGATATTACCGATCTTTTGGGCGAGACGGCTGCCAAGCATAGCGTTGTGGAGTTGATTGGTCTGGTCAACGAGATGAGCGCCGGTGTGCGCGCCAAAGCCCAAGACCACTTTTCGTCGTTGGGGCTGATCCTAAAATCTTTCATCATTTCGAATATCAAACCTTCCGATAAATCGGCGGAAGAATTGCGTGCGATGGGCATGCTCGATATGAATGTCTATACTCAATTGCAGGCAGCAGATGCTATGCGTGATGCTGCTCAGAACCCCAGCGGCGGCGCAGGACTCACCGCCGGGATCGGCGCTGGTATGGGGGTTGGCAATGTGTTACAACAATCCCTGTCGGGGATGACAGGCGCTCAGGGACAACAGCAGACAGCCGCTGGTGGCGCTGCCGCTGCTGGCGCGATGCCCGATGTGATGACTCCGGGCGAAGCTGCCGGTTTCCTCAAAGTTTCCGCAGAAGATGTGGTTGCTGCCATTGAAGCGGGCGATCTCAAAGCTCGCAAATTGGGCAATGCTTATCGCATCAGCAAAAAGGCCCTCGAAGATTTCCTTGGTGGATAAACCTCGTCAATAACCAAACAAAACGAAGGGCGTCGCAGTTTTTTCTGCGACGCCCTTCGTTTTTTAAAGCTGTCTGAAAACTCTTGGGGAATTACGCTCCCAGCGCGCCAACAATCATTTCGATATCGTCGGCAGAGAGCGGTTTATTTTTAGCCGATTTTCGCAGAAAGTCCTTTAATTTTTTCGCCGAGAGTGTTGGCGAAGGCGCGTCGTTGGCTTGAATATCTACATCGGGGTGAGTGAAAACCAGCGCGGCCTCGATCAGGGGGAGTTCCTGCTCGTCAGGGAGTTGTTTGCGCAAGGCGCGTTTTAGCGCATCTACTTCGGATGTAATTTCAATATCGGGTCGGCCCAGCCCCTCTTGGGCAAAGAGCGACAAATACGCGCCCAGCGCGCCACCGCCGCGCTTCTTCCAGCGATTTTTATGATAAATGATGGTGCCTTTTTGCGGCTTTGGCAATAGCACCCAAACGCCTGCAGGCCCAACCAGCACATGCGATGCGACTGTGGTGTAGTGATAGAGAAAATACTGCTTGCTGAAACCTTTTAGCGCGGCGTCAATCTGCTCATCGGGCCGCGGGTTGCGCCCCCAGCGATTGGTGTAGTAGATACCCATTTGCGAGAGTACGAACCCAATCAACAATGCGCTGAGTGAAAGACTGACTTTTTCCGGCATCTTAAAAGTGACATACATCCCCGCTGCCAGAATCGCCAAACTGACAATACTGGTGACTTTGCCAATCATGGCATTTCGTTTAATCGATTTGTCGTTGCGAATAATATTCATAGCGTTATTTTACTCCTCAAAGCGTTTCACAACCAGACACGCATTTTGCCCGCCCAAACCAAAAGAATTGGTGAGTGCCGTGCGGACACTGTATGACCGTCCCGTGTTGGGTACATAATCAAGGTCGCACGCAGGGTCTGGGAACTCGTAGTTGATGGTTGGATGGATATATTGCTGATTGATAGATAAAGCGCATACAATCGTCTCCAGCGTCCCAGAGGCGCCCATAGCGTGACCAATCATAGATTTGGTAGAGCTAATCGGAATCTGGTCGGCGCGCTCGCCAAAAACAGTCCTGATGGCTTTGGTTTCGATCTTGCCATTCATGGGCGTGGATGAACCATGTGCGTTAATATAGTCGATCTCGTCGGGGAGGATGCCTGCATTTTGGAGGGACCACTGCATGGCGCGGATGGCGCCTGATCCCTCGGGGTGTGGTTGGGCAATGTGGAATCCATCGGAGGAAGCGGCGTACCCGACGACCTCGGCGTGGATTCTGGCTCCTCGGCGCTGGGCATGCTCCAGGCGTTCCAGTACAACCGCTCCGGCTCCCTCAGAAAAAATAAACCCCTCCCGACGGGCATCAAAGGGGCGTGAGGCTGCCTCTGGGTTATCGTTGAAATTAACGGGCAGCGCGCGCATGGCTGAGAACCCGGCAATAGAAAATTCGCGCACCAGCGCTTCGCAGCCGCCAGCGATAACCACATCGGCAGTACCGCGGCGGATCAACTCCGCGCCCTCGCCAATGGTTTGGGTGCCGGTGGCGCAGGCTGTGGTGATGGTGGCGTTTGGTCCCAGGCATTGAAAGCGCATGGAAATTAAATGCGCTGCCAAATTTGGAATTCCACCCGGTAGCACAAACGGGCTGACGCGTTCCAGCCCCTGGGTGTGCAGCACCTCAATGCCATCAACAAAACTATCCAACCCCCCGATGGCTGTGCCAAAAACCACCCCGGCGCGTTCCGGCTCGGGCATCGAGCCGGAAAATCCTGCATTTTGGACAGCTTGAACAGCCGCTGCCAAACCTATCTGTGCCGAGCGAGGAACGCGCCGGGCCAGCTTGCGCTCCATGAAGTCGTGCGCTTCGAAATCAGGGACTTCCCCCGCGATCTGGCAGGGCATATTGCTGGGGTCAAAAAGCGTAATTCGTCGCACGCCAGAACGTCCGGCGATGAGTCCTTGCCAGAATTTTTCGACAGAGCTGCCTAAGGGGGTAATTGCGCCCATGCCGGTGATAACAACGCGGCACTGGCTCATGAAATTTGCTGCAACTGTTCCTGGATGGCACTGCCCATAGCTTCGACAAGTTGAGCGTCTACCGCGCTGCGCGCCGCTTTGATGGCTGAAAAGATGGCTTTGGCATTGGAGCGCCCGTGGCCTACAAATACCAGGCCGTTGAGTCCCAATAAAGGTGCCGCGCCAATCTCATCAGGGTCCAGCATCCCTTTGAGCGCGGTAAAGGCAGGCTTTGCCAGCACCGCGCCAATTTTTGTGCGTGTGCTGCTCAGCATGCCTTCTTTGAGCACATCCACAAGCAGCTTGGCAACCGCCTCGCTGGCTTTGATGAGCACGTTGCCGGTGAAGCCATCGGTGATGGCTACATCTACATCTCCGCCGAATAATTCTTTGCCTTCAATATTACCGAAGAAGTTCAGCGTGCTGGCCTGGAGCAGGGGGAAGGCGGCCTTGACGAGTTCGTTTCCTTTACCAGCTTCCTCTCCGTTTGAAAGTAAACCTACTTTGGGGCGCGCCACGCCCAGGGCTTTTTCCGCATATACGCTGCCCATAATTCCAAATTGAAGCAGGTGTTCGGGTTTACAATCCGGATTCGCGCCAATATCCAGCACTACACAAAAACCATCTTTCGTCGGAACCATTGCTGTCAGACCGGGGCGCTCTACCCCATCCATCACGCCCAGACGGAAATAAGCCGTGGTTAAAGCACCGCCAGTGTTACCCGCGGTGACAAAGGCATCAGCTTCACCATTTTTAACCAGGTCCATACCGATCGCCATTGATGTATGGGAATTTTTTCGTTTGGCCTTGAGCGCCAACTTGAGGCCTTTATCTTCCATGGTAATGGTTTCTTCGGCGTGGATCAGTCTGATTTTGCTGGGGTTCCCGCGTGCTTCCAATAATGGCCTGACTTGGGCATCATTGCCGACAAGAATAATTTCGTCGCCAAACGTTTCGATAGCCTGGATAGCGCCATCCACTTCGGGATGTGGACAGGCATCGCTGCCCATCGCATCTAATACAATCCTCATGCAATACTCCTGATTCTCGGGGCTTCTCCCGCCTAGCTTTTACCTGGGTAGGAGATTTTTCCAAATACGAAAAACTTGACAATTACAACCCCAAGATTATAATACGGATGCGTTTGCGCTGGTGCTGGAATTGGCAGACAGGCATGGTTGAGGGCCATGTGCCGAGAGGCGTGAGGGTTCGACCCCCTCCCAGCGCACACACATGAACAACAAAAAGAGAGACGATGGCCTATTAAGCAGACTATCGTCTCTCTTTTTTGATTGGCAAATTCTTAATGTTGCAATATTTGTGAGAGGAAGAGTTTAGTGCGGTCATGCTGCGGATCGTTGAACAGGCCGTGAGGCGTGGTGTGCTCAACAATCAGCCCGTCATCCATGAAGATAACTTCATCGGCGGCGGAGCGGGCGAAACCCATTTCGTGGGAGACACAGACCATCGTCATGCCTTCGCGCGCCAGATCAAGCATCACATCCAATACTTCTTTGATCATCTCGGGGTCCAGCGCGCTGGTAGGTTCATCAAAGAGCATGATTTTAGGATTCATGGACAGGGCGCGGGCGATAGCCACACGTTGCTGTTGTCCGCCAGAGAGTTTGCGGGGATAGGCATCGGCTTTTTCAGGGATCCCCACACGCTGAAGCTGTTTCAAAGCGATTTCGGTGGCTTCTGCTTTTGAACGCCCGCGCACAACTTTTTGTGCCAGGGTGATGTTTTCGAGAGCGGTCAGATGCGGGAATAAATTGAAAAGCTGGAATACCATGCCGATTTCAGCGCGCACGGCGTTAAGTTGTTTGGGTGCGCTGGTCATAAATTCGCCATCAATGAAAATTTCGCCACTGGTGGGGGTTTCGAGATGGTTGATGCAGCGCAGCATGGTCGATTTGCCCGATCCGCTGGGGCCGATGACGACCACAACTTTGCCGCGCTCTACTGTCAGGCTGACACCGTTGAGGGCTTTGACATCGCCAAAATATTTGTAGAGGTCTTTGATAACAATAATGTTATCTCTTTCGTCAGTCATTGGCTCGTAACCGCCTTTCGATAACTTGCACGCCTAGAGAGAGGAGCACTGTGATAGTCAGGTACATCACAGAGAGCGTTACGTAGGCCTCTCGAAAACGAAAAGTACTTCCGGCGTAGAGGCGTGAAACCTGCGTAATATCTCGGACAGCCAGAACTGAGACCAGCGATGAATCTTTCACCATGGCGACAAAATCATTTCCCAAAGCTGGAAGTACGTTGCGGATGGCTTGCGGCAGGATAATATAGCGCATGGCCTGGGCATAGCTCATGCCTAATGACCGCGCAGCTTCCATCTGCCCAAGTTCGATGGATTGAATACCCGCTCGGAAGATTTCGGCCAGATAAGCACCATAGGTGACAGATAGCGCCACAATTGCACGCGAATTCATGCTCACATTTTGATTGTTGAAAGCTGTAAAAATAGCTCCAAGAGGCTTGGCGCCAATGGATGTGAGCCATATCCCGAAGTTATTTAAGCCATCTACGATGGTTGGCACACCAACGAGCGCGATAAAGAAAATAAGAACCAGGATAGGCACGCCGCGAATAAGTTCGACGTAGAGCCGGGCCAGGTTGTTGAAGAAAATATTTTTAGAGAGCCGCCCCAGGCCGGTAATGAGGCCCAAGATAAGTGCAAATCCATACGCGGTTAGAGCTGTCTGGACGGTAATGCGAAGACCGATTTTGATGAAGTTGAATGCTTCGTTATAATTTTCGTTTGTAAAAATGATATAGAATGCCCAAATCGCGATCAGGAATATTGACAGGAGCCACCAGGGAAATTCGTTTACGCGTGTTCCAAAGGATATGGGGTCTTCTTCGATGTCGAGAGGGCCGGAGGGAACTAAAGGTTTGTCGACCACGTTGCGCTCCATTCAGATTATATAGAACCGGTGTGCAGGAATGATCCCCGCACACCGGTTTTTGTTGTTTGCTGCAATGATTACCAGTCGCGATCATATTGAACATAGTGCAATGGGCGATTGGCAACGATCACTGGCAGGTTAGAAATCTTCGACGGAAACACCGGCCGCATCAAGAACCTGGCGGAAGGGGTCGTAGAAGGTGTCGTCGTGAACTTCAAGAGCATTCCAGCTGTAGGCGGTATCCAGAGCAGCCTGACCTTCTTCGGTCTCGGCGATTGCCAGGAGAGCGGCTACCAGTTGAGCCTGAATTTCAGCGTCGAAGCCGGATACGAACTGCACGCCATCATTCGGGATGTCAGCAGAAATTTCGATGACTTTGATAACATCCATCACATCGGGGTGATCTTCTTCGATGGTTGAGCGGGCATCCACATAGGATGAGCCAGCATCGCAGTCGCCATTATATACGCCAGCAACTGAAGCGTCGTGGGAACCGGCATCGACAATCACGAGATCAGCGTCGGGATCAATGCCAGCAGCCTTGAGGGTGATGCTGGGGATAACCCAACCGCTGGTGCTCAAGGGGTCGGGGCGGCAGAAGGTCTTGCCAGCCAGATCAGCCAAAGTTTCGATGCCGCTATCGGCGCGCACGAAGATTTGACCGTTGTATACTGCGCTGCCATAGCGTACAGAAACCAGCCCGGCCTCGGCACAACCTTTTTCGGCGGCCAAAATATACGAGAAAGTAGCCAATGATGCCATGTGGGCATTGGCGGGGTCGGAGCACATGGCTTCGATGACGCCAGCATACTCAGTGGCAACAAATGGGGTCACGACCAAGCCGGTCTGATCAAAGATCATCGTGGCGACTTCTTCAAAGCCGGTGACCACGCGCTCAGTCTCTCCAGAGGGAACGACGGCCCAGACGATCGGGTTCTCTTCTGTTCCCAATTTTCCCGGCCCACAGGCGCTCAGCACGAGAGCTGCAACCATCAGGACGGCAACTACGATCAATAAACGATAGTTCTTCATTAATTTCTCCTTTTTGTGAATAGAAATTTACGATCAACTGCCAGGTTAATATTATCTAAAACGGGCGTTGAATGCAAGGTGCGATTGATTTTAAAATCCATGAAGAAAAGCACTCTTTCTTTATATTCTCGCCCGCATTGGTGCTGAAAAAAGGTGGGAGGGCACGAGATTGCCCTCCCAATAACTGTTATTTATCTTGATGTTCCCACTAGGGGAGTGTAGCGACAGTGCCGTCGATGATCTGGGGGATCAAGGCTTCGATTTCGGCTTGCAGTTCAGCGGGGATTTCCACGCCGCCGTAACCGAGGCCAACGCCGCCATTCTCCAGCGTACCGAGGTAGTTACCGCCAGCGAATTCGCCGTTCATCGCCATTTCGATGGTTTCATAGACGTATTTGTCCATATTCTTCAGGGCGCTTGCCAGAACGAAATCGGCCTGATTGGCAAAAGAAACTGTCCAGTCG
The nucleotide sequence above comes from Chloroflexota bacterium. Encoded proteins:
- a CDS encoding helix-turn-helix domain-containing protein, yielding MARIFDVIEYADEMKDHIVKRFPESGHGDFRIGSQVIVRESQAAVFFRDGQALDVFGPGRHTIATANIPRIIDFIGKAFNDRTPFPAEVYFVSMREFVDRKWGTPQPIIVQNPGMGLGVALLQGFGTYSYSVADPQQFVTQIVGAMGAYRTSDIEERLKSVLLSDITDLLGETAAKHSVVELIGLVNEMSAGVRAKAQDHFSSLGLILKSFIISNIKPSDKSAEELRAMGMLDMNVYTQLQAADAMRDAAQNPSGGAGLTAGIGAGMGVGNVLQQSLSGMTGAQGQQQTAAGGAAAAGAMPDVMTPGEAAGFLKVSAEDVVAAIEAGDLKARKLGNAYRISKKALEDFLGG
- the fabF gene encoding beta-ketoacyl-ACP synthase II: MSQCRVVITGMGAITPLGSSVEKFWQGLIAGRSGVRRITLFDPSNMPCQIAGEVPDFEAHDFMERKLARRVPRSAQIGLAAAVQAVQNAGFSGSMPEPERAGVVFGTAIGGLDSFVDGIEVLHTQGLERVSPFVLPGGIPNLAAHLISMRFQCLGPNATITTACATGTQTIGEGAELIRRGTADVVIAGGCEALVREFSIAGFSAMRALPVNFNDNPEAASRPFDARREGFIFSEGAGAVVLERLEHAQRRGARIHAEVVGYAASSDGFHIAQPHPEGSGAIRAMQWSLQNAGILPDEIDYINAHGSSTPMNGKIETKAIRTVFGERADQIPISSTKSMIGHAMGASGTLETIVCALSINQQYIHPTINYEFPDPACDLDYVPNTGRSYSVRTALTNSFGLGGQNACLVVKRFEE
- the plsX gene encoding phosphate acyltransferase PlsX; protein product: MRIVLDAMGSDACPHPEVDGAIQAIETFGDEIILVGNDAQVRPLLEARGNPSKIRLIHAEETITMEDKGLKLALKAKRKNSHTSMAIGMDLVKNGEADAFVTAGNTGGALTTAYFRLGVMDGVERPGLTAMVPTKDGFCVVLDIGANPDCKPEHLLQFGIMGSVYAEKALGVARPKVGLLSNGEEAGKGNELVKAAFPLLQASTLNFFGNIEGKELFGGDVDVAITDGFTGNVLIKASEAVAKLLVDVLKEGMLSSTRTKIGAVLAKPAFTALKGMLDPDEIGAAPLLGLNGLVFVGHGRSNAKAIFSAIKAARSAVDAQLVEAMGSAIQEQLQQIS
- a CDS encoding amino acid ABC transporter ATP-binding protein, giving the protein MTDERDNIIVIKDLYKYFGDVKALNGVSLTVERGKVVVVIGPSGSGKSTMLRCINHLETPTSGEIFIDGEFMTSAPKQLNAVRAEIGMVFQLFNLFPHLTALENITLAQKVVRGRSKAEATEIALKQLQRVGIPEKADAYPRKLSGGQQQRVAIARALSMNPKIMLFDEPTSALDPEMIKEVLDVMLDLAREGMTMVCVSHEMGFARSAADEVIFMDDGLIVEHTTPHGLFNDPQHDRTKLFLSQILQH
- a CDS encoding amino acid ABC transporter permease, which translates into the protein MERNVVDKPLVPSGPLDIEEDPISFGTRVNEFPWWLLSIFLIAIWAFYIIFTNENYNEAFNFIKIGLRITVQTALTAYGFALILGLITGLGRLSKNIFFNNLARLYVELIRGVPILVLIFFIALVGVPTIVDGLNNFGIWLTSIGAKPLGAIFTAFNNQNVSMNSRAIVALSVTYGAYLAEIFRAGIQSIELGQMEAARSLGMSYAQAMRYIILPQAIRNVLPALGNDFVAMVKDSSLVSVLAVRDITQVSRLYAGSTFRFREAYVTLSVMYLTITVLLSLGVQVIERRLRAND
- a CDS encoding phosphate/phosphite/phosphonate ABC transporter substrate-binding protein, with amino-acid sequence MKNYRLLIVVAVLMVAALVLSACGPGKLGTEENPIVWAVVPSGETERVVTGFEEVATMIFDQTGLVVTPFVATEYAGVIEAMCSDPANAHMASLATFSYILAAEKGCAEAGLVSVRYGSAVYNGQIFVRADSGIETLADLAGKTFCRPDPLSTSGWVIPSITLKAAGIDPDADLVIVDAGSHDASVAGVYNGDCDAGSSYVDARSTIEEDHPDVMDVIKVIEISADIPNDGVQFVSGFDAEIQAQLVAALLAIAETEEGQAALDTAYSWNALEVHDDTFYDPFRQVLDAAGVSVEDF